Proteins encoded by one window of Candidatus Obscuribacter sp.:
- a CDS encoding class I SAM-dependent methyltransferase, producing the protein MKIEKSAEIIAPVAPEIITNILAGNWAIEIIKSALELGFFEALKERAASASEVATTLGYPLKGVVLTLDSLVGMKLLDRLDLLDGATYSQATYALNETSGTYLLKDSALFMGLYLKQHDELSKMWRNLRETIKTGRPVMEVNQDAKAAEIFPQLAESIIPLNYAIAVDAVKVVKDKLGPGPYKVLDVAAGSAVWSIPFAQTSARTQVTALDFAPVVAVTERITKRFEVDSQYQFLSGNWRDLQLTSGSFDVIILGHILHSEGMDLSRQLLKYCADALRPGGMLVIAEFFTNKQKSGPLHPLMFGLNMYLATTDGCVFSVDELTALCTASGFNQVLKHSSSQYVTPLLFAVK; encoded by the coding sequence ATGAAGATCGAGAAATCTGCCGAAATAATTGCGCCAGTAGCTCCTGAAATTATCACCAATATATTGGCTGGCAACTGGGCTATCGAGATAATCAAGAGCGCTTTAGAGCTGGGCTTTTTTGAAGCCCTGAAAGAGCGCGCAGCCAGCGCCAGTGAAGTGGCAACTACGCTTGGATACCCTCTCAAAGGAGTGGTGCTCACACTTGACAGTCTGGTCGGTATGAAGCTCCTTGACCGTCTCGATTTGCTGGACGGCGCTACTTACTCTCAAGCCACTTATGCCTTAAACGAGACATCGGGGACTTACTTACTTAAAGATAGTGCTTTGTTTATGGGGCTTTATCTCAAGCAGCACGATGAACTAAGCAAGATGTGGCGCAATTTAAGAGAGACAATAAAGACCGGCCGCCCTGTCATGGAAGTCAATCAGGATGCAAAGGCAGCGGAGATTTTTCCTCAGTTAGCAGAGTCGATAATTCCTCTTAACTACGCCATTGCTGTTGATGCCGTCAAGGTTGTCAAAGATAAACTCGGTCCCGGTCCATATAAGGTACTGGACGTTGCCGCCGGCAGTGCCGTCTGGAGTATCCCTTTTGCCCAGACAAGTGCCAGGACCCAGGTCACCGCTCTGGATTTTGCTCCGGTAGTGGCAGTGACCGAGCGCATCACAAAACGCTTTGAAGTAGATAGTCAGTATCAATTTTTAAGTGGCAACTGGCGAGATTTACAACTAACCTCAGGCAGCTTTGATGTGATTATACTGGGGCATATTTTGCACTCAGAAGGCATGGATTTGTCGAGACAACTACTCAAGTACTGTGCTGACGCCTTAAGACCAGGTGGTATGCTGGTTATCGCTGAATTTTTTACCAATAAACAAAAGAGTGGGCCTTTGCATCCGCTGATGTTTGGACTTAATATGTATCTTGCCACCACTGATGGTTGTGTCTTTAGTGTCGACGAGTTAACTGCTCTTTGCACTGCCAGTGGCTTTAATCAGGTGCTCAAGCATTCTTCCTCTCAGTATGTGACACCGCTCCTCTTTGCGGTCAAATAG
- a CDS encoding PAS domain-containing protein, which produces MNLSTRLTFALLSVVLVVVLGCVTCSTYFEYRNTRTRAGKILGDPGAKQQDPRSVLQKLSGSFENTRALTNLVSKDILKDSRFKPAVASRDKATLASVVSAISEKDIFNGTVWILDENGQVIYSNDTPSSKESNYSMRQDCKAVDAAASNRSFDGFTSSSKTGLIYRSTVVPVPKGILAVNQPINQEFLSGVVARTNIEEPETQGAQLAIYSRKFSKIVGWSQDFPSQTCFPYLEEINKSGFPKGFPEKKIAKLTGVDFIDNLIVPVSGFERKDGWFNTQCIWEGGKDNQDPTDFIGVIFLAKPVPNIMSTVMENLFLAVIVGALGTVVGMFLATRIAAAVNEPMKFLVKRTRLIANNKQVIPPLENLSGEWYELGELIDTAVLSMRSTTQNLKTQLTKQMQQVEERKEQAEQSTQQVDVLNNQITIQAKQIAEYSRTINQSNKQAILVQQQLDAVLQSSTEGYLVLDQYGNILHSNPVFLNWSGTSNSEIAGRLCFDLVRKPGEAAQSEAQAFAQHGGNAMALIEQFYPEAVVYHKTSGKKIEVLAHLQPLSSDDGHVNGYIMVLRDKSLRSENQLLRQEIVSMLRDNIRTPLTSAEAGWSAILNNARNNMHPAVGQSLAELHGNYEQLIGLVDSLLMMYGGTVPQPIAPREQIAITRLVAAALEEVTPLARERQLTLDYKTVTGLPTINSSKEAIMGILRQVLERMILITAAGGRVRVESQLKGADMRIGISSSGPALPEVEIADMFVGFIEGKHSQDTYGPRLSMYLARNNVERMGGAIWAESEAGRGTVTYFTLPLN; this is translated from the coding sequence TTGAATCTAAGCACCAGACTTACTTTCGCTCTCCTGTCAGTAGTACTCGTGGTCGTCCTTGGCTGCGTCACCTGCTCGACTTACTTCGAGTATCGCAACACGCGTACCCGGGCGGGCAAAATACTCGGCGATCCCGGAGCCAAACAACAAGATCCTCGCAGCGTATTGCAAAAACTCAGTGGCAGTTTTGAAAATACCCGTGCTCTTACCAATCTAGTCAGCAAAGACATTTTAAAAGATAGCCGTTTTAAGCCAGCAGTTGCCAGTCGCGATAAAGCAACACTGGCATCAGTTGTAAGTGCTATCAGCGAAAAAGACATCTTTAACGGGACAGTCTGGATACTGGATGAAAATGGACAGGTCATATATAGCAATGACACGCCCTCATCAAAAGAGTCAAACTATTCAATGCGACAGGATTGCAAAGCTGTCGACGCGGCAGCATCTAACAGATCCTTCGATGGCTTTACCTCAAGCAGCAAAACCGGTCTAATTTATCGCAGCACGGTTGTGCCAGTGCCCAAGGGCATCCTGGCTGTCAATCAACCGATTAACCAGGAATTTCTTTCTGGTGTTGTTGCCCGCACCAATATCGAAGAGCCTGAGACACAGGGCGCTCAGCTGGCAATTTATTCACGCAAATTTAGCAAAATAGTGGGCTGGTCTCAGGATTTCCCCTCTCAGACCTGTTTTCCATATCTAGAAGAAATAAACAAATCGGGCTTTCCTAAAGGGTTTCCCGAAAAAAAGATTGCCAAGTTAACCGGCGTTGACTTTATAGATAATCTGATTGTGCCTGTCAGCGGATTTGAACGCAAAGACGGCTGGTTTAACACCCAGTGTATCTGGGAGGGTGGCAAAGACAATCAAGATCCGACTGATTTTATTGGTGTGATTTTTTTAGCCAAGCCAGTGCCAAACATCATGAGCACTGTCATGGAAAACCTGTTTTTGGCAGTAATTGTAGGCGCACTGGGCACTGTTGTTGGCATGTTTTTAGCGACACGCATTGCCGCAGCAGTAAACGAGCCCATGAAGTTTTTGGTAAAACGCACACGCCTTATTGCTAATAACAAACAAGTAATTCCGCCTCTAGAAAACCTATCCGGCGAATGGTATGAGCTGGGTGAGTTGATTGACACTGCTGTACTGTCTATGCGCTCCACCACTCAAAACCTCAAAACTCAGCTGACCAAGCAGATGCAGCAAGTCGAAGAACGCAAAGAACAAGCCGAACAATCGACCCAACAAGTAGATGTACTGAATAATCAAATTACGATACAAGCCAAGCAAATAGCTGAGTACTCACGCACAATCAACCAGTCCAATAAACAAGCAATCCTCGTACAACAGCAGCTCGATGCGGTTTTGCAAAGCAGTACCGAGGGCTATCTGGTACTGGATCAATACGGCAATATTTTGCACTCTAATCCAGTCTTTTTAAATTGGTCTGGTACCAGTAACAGTGAGATCGCTGGTCGACTCTGTTTTGATCTGGTGCGCAAACCAGGCGAGGCAGCCCAGAGTGAGGCGCAAGCGTTTGCCCAACACGGCGGCAATGCCATGGCATTGATTGAGCAGTTTTATCCAGAAGCAGTGGTCTATCACAAAACCAGCGGTAAAAAAATCGAAGTACTGGCGCACCTGCAGCCACTCTCCTCCGATGATGGCCACGTCAATGGCTATATCATGGTGCTGCGAGACAAGTCACTGCGTAGCGAAAACCAGCTTTTGCGTCAAGAAATCGTGAGCATGCTGCGCGACAATATCCGCACACCACTGACCTCTGCCGAAGCCGGTTGGTCAGCCATCCTTAATAACGCTCGCAATAATATGCATCCAGCCGTAGGCCAGTCTCTGGCCGAATTACACGGCAACTATGAACAGTTAATTGGTCTGGTAGACAGTCTGCTCATGATGTATGGCGGCACAGTGCCGCAACCAATTGCCCCCAGAGAACAAATTGCAATCACACGACTGGTGGCAGCAGCTCTTGAAGAAGTAACTCCACTGGCTCGCGAAAGACAACTGACTCTCGATTACAAGACAGTGACCGGCTTGCCCACAATCAATAGCAGCAAAGAAGCGATTATGGGCATCCTCAGACAGGTACTGGAGCGCATGATCTTGATCACCGCTGCTGGTGGCAGAGTAAGAGTCGAAAGCCAACTCAAAGGGGCTGATATGCGCATCGGTATATCTAGCTCTGGACCGGCTCTGCCTGAAGTCGAAATCGCTGATATGTTTGTCGGCTTTATCGAAGGCAAGCACAGTCAAGACACTTACGGACCAAGACTCTCCATGTACCTCGCTCGCAATAATGTGGAGCGCATGGGCGGTGCTATCTGGGCAGAGAGTGAAGCAGGTCGCGGCACAGTCACTTACTTTACTCTGCCACTAAACTAA